In Manis javanica isolate MJ-LG chromosome 9, MJ_LKY, whole genome shotgun sequence, one DNA window encodes the following:
- the TTR gene encoding transthyretin → MASAGLQLLCLAGLVFVSEAGLVGAGESKCPLMVKAVDAVRGSPAVGVAVRVFQQAADHSWEPFATGKTNELGELHGLTTDEKFVEGIYKVELDTKSYWKALGISPFHEYAEVVFTANDSGRRHYTIAAVLSPYSYSTTALVSSPQS, encoded by the exons ATGGCTTCCGCGGGCCTGCAGCTCCTTTGCCTTGCTGGACTGGTGTTTGTGTCTGAGGCTGGCCTGGTG GGCGCCGGTGAgtccaagtgtccactgatggtcAAAGCTGTGGATGCCGTGCGAGGCAGCCCGGCAGTCGGAGTGGCTGTGCGCGTGTTCCAGCAGGCAGCCGACCACAGCTGGGAGCCGTTTGCCACGGG GAAAACCAATGAATTAGGAGAACTCCATGGGCTCACAACCGATGAGAAATTTGTGGAGGGGATATACAAAGTGGAGCTAGACACTAAATCCTACTGGAAGGCACTTGGCATTTCCCCATTCCATGAATATGCAGAG GTGGTGTTCACGGCAAACGACTCCGGCCGCCGCCACTACACCATCGCTGCCGTGCTCAGCCCCTACTCCTACTCCACCACAGCCCTCGTCAGCAGCCCCCAGAGCTGA